GGCGACTTCCGGGGGCTGTTCACGGGGGGAGCGTGCACGTCCGACGTCATGTCCCCATTATCCAGGACCGAGGCCCCGGACGCATCGGTCATGTGGACTGCCGCCCTCCCCTACTGCGCGGGCTGGGCGGGAGCGGCCCCGGCCGGAGCCGCGGGAGCCGCGGGGGACGAGCCCTGACGCAGGCGGCGCTGGGCCAGTTGCGCCGCGCTGGAGCCGGGGGCCTCCGTGATGATCTGCCCGCAGACGGCGGCGGCCTCCTGGGTCCGGCCCTGCACGGACTCCGACTCGCACAGCCGTGAGAGCAGCGCCAGCCGCTCGCTGCCGCTGGCTCCGGCCGAGAGCGCGGCGCGCAGCAGCCGTGCCTCCCGGGCGCGGTCTCCCTGGTTCGCGGCGGCCTGGGCCTGGGCGGACAGGTCGCGCGCCGCCATCGCCTCCTTGGAGGCGGACTTCTCCACGGGCGCGGGCTTCGCGGCCTCCGCGCGGGCGGAGGACGTGGCGGTCGACGGTTTCGGGGACACCGCACCGCCGATGGAGCCGATGGAGCCCGTGGCGGCGGGCGCCATGGGTGCGGCCTGGACCACGGGGGCGGAGGCCACGGAAGGCGGTGGCGGAGGCGCGTCGGCGGCGACGCTCTCGTCGTCGGTGCCGAGCCCGCGGCCATAGGCCGCCTCCCCCAGCCGCAGGGAGTCGCCCTTCGCGCCCATGGCCTTGTCGCTGAGCTTGCCGGAGGAGCGCCGCGGCGCGGGTTCCTGCTTCGCGAGGGAGCCGACGCCGGGCGCCTCTTCCTTCGGAGGCGCATCCATCGCGGGCGCCCCGGCCGAGGACTGCTCGAGCGCGGCGAACTCCTCCGCGTCGTCCCGGACGGCCTTGGACACCTTCTTCCTGGGAGCCTCGGCCTCCGCGCGGCGCTCCAGCAGCGCGCCACCGCCGCCCGCGTTCATCCAGTCCGACGGACGGGCCGCGGCGGCGTCCTTGCGCTTCACCTTGGCCTCCACCTGGTTCTTGCTGAACTCCAGCTCGCGCGGCGCGGACGCCAGCGCGTCCGCGTCACCCTCGGGCACGTCCACCTCGAGGGTCGCGCTCGAAGGCGGCGCGGGGGCTGGGGCGCTCGGGGCGCTCTTCGCCTGCGTCGACGAATCCTGCTTCGCCGCCTCCATCGCCAGGGCAGGCGCGGCCTTCCGCGACAGGTTCGGCGACAGGTCGACGTTCTCGCTCACCGTCAACGTCAGCAGGCCGAAGGTACCCACCGTGGCCAGGCCCACCGCGGGCAGGAGGAAGCGGCGCCAGCGCGAGGGCTTCGGCTCGGGGCCGGCGGCGGCGCGGCGCGCGGACTGCTGTGCGTACGCGAGCAGCGACTCCAGGCCCGCGTCCGGCGCGGGCTCCGACGACAGCTGCGCCATGGTGGTGCGCACGCCGCGGATGTCCGCCAGCGCCTTGGTGCAGCGCGCGCACCCCTGGACGTGCTGCTCCAGCGCCTGGGCCTCCGACGCGGGCAACTCGCCGTAGGCGAAGTCGAGGAGCCGGTCCTCGTGCGCGTGGGCATTCTGGGCATTCATCCCGCCACCGTCCTTCCATCCTCCGACAGGTCGCCGTCCACGCCCAGCTCACCCAGGCGGCGGCGCAGGCCCTCCAGCGCGTAGCGCATGCGGCTCTTCACCGTGTTCTCGGACACGCCCGTCACCTCGGCGATCTCCTTGAACGGGATGCCGCTGTACTCGCGCAGCACGAACACCTCGCGCTGCTCCTCCGGCAGGGCTGACAGGGCCCGCTCCAGGAGCGGCCGGAGGCGGGCGTTGTGCGCGCCGCGCTCCGGGCTGGCCCCGGCATCCGGCAGCCCCTCGCCCAGCGGACGTCCCTCGTCGCCGTCGGCACCCGCCGAGGGGGCTTCCAGGGACGTCGCCTGGCGGTAGCTCTCTTTGCGGGTGCTGTCCACGCAGAGGTTCCTCGCGATGGTGTACAGCCAGGTCGTGAACCGGGCCTTGGGCTCGTATTCCCGGGCGCTGCGGACCACCTTGAGCCA
The sequence above is drawn from the Corallococcus sp. NCRR genome and encodes:
- a CDS encoding RNA polymerase sigma factor; the protein is MGTGGSLAPETSDEQLMLAFQAGNARAFEALVRKHRAPVFNFILRFVGHRARAEDVLQETWLKVVRSAREYEPKARFTTWLYTIARNLCVDSTRKESYRQATSLEAPSAGADGDEGRPLGEGLPDAGASPERGAHNARLRPLLERALSALPEEQREVFVLREYSGIPFKEIAEVTGVSENTVKSRMRYALEGLRRRLGELGVDGDLSEDGRTVAG
- a CDS encoding anti-sigma factor family protein, giving the protein MNAQNAHAHEDRLLDFAYGELPASEAQALEQHVQGCARCTKALADIRGVRTTMAQLSSEPAPDAGLESLLAYAQQSARRAAAGPEPKPSRWRRFLLPAVGLATVGTFGLLTLTVSENVDLSPNLSRKAAPALAMEAAKQDSSTQAKSAPSAPAPAPPSSATLEVDVPEGDADALASAPRELEFSKNQVEAKVKRKDAAAARPSDWMNAGGGGALLERRAEAEAPRKKVSKAVRDDAEEFAALEQSSAGAPAMDAPPKEEAPGVGSLAKQEPAPRRSSGKLSDKAMGAKGDSLRLGEAAYGRGLGTDDESVAADAPPPPPSVASAPVVQAAPMAPAATGSIGSIGGAVSPKPSTATSSARAEAAKPAPVEKSASKEAMAARDLSAQAQAAANQGDRAREARLLRAALSAGASGSERLALLSRLCESESVQGRTQEAAAVCGQIITEAPGSSAAQLAQRRLRQGSSPAAPAAPAGAAPAQPAQ